The Vitis vinifera cultivar Pinot Noir 40024 chromosome 12, ASM3070453v1 genome has a segment encoding these proteins:
- the LOC100243194 gene encoding putative germin-like protein 2-1, whose product MAMAIDQNQSKAKPDEIQDKYSECSLYYPERSEKCNNPGKLMFPLSFTWHLKIYRKSFSRIGILKKLGDCITEASCICHDVLLVLYACKKGSMAAVSGNGSVHHGGLIVGNGKITFYDLACAFEPKPLQDFCIADVNSSARVNGLVYKNPMLAQANDFSFSGLHVAGSTSNPSGSRVTPVTVAQLPGLNTLGISTARIDYAPWGINPPHTHPRASEILTVLEVSLMVGFVSSNPENRLINKVLQKGDVFVFPVGLIHFQRNVGYGNAVALAALSSQNPGAITITNAAFGSNAPIASKVLAKDVMSHVR is encoded by the exons ATGGCGATGGCGATCGATCAGAATCAG TCCAAAGCTAAACCTGATGAAATTCAGGACAAGTATTCAGAGTGCAGCCTTTATTACCCTGAAAGATCAGAAAAGTGCAATAATCCAGGGAAACTGATGTTTCCTTTGTCTTTTACATGGCATTTGAAGATatatagaaaatcattttcaagaatTGGAATATTAAAGAAATTGGGTGATTGCATTACTGAAGCTAGTTGCATATGCCATGACGTCCTTCTAGTTTTGTACGCCTGTAAGAAAGGATCGATGGCAGCTGTTTCTGGTAATGGCTCCGTCCACCATGGTGGACTG ATAGTTGGAAATGGAAAAATCACTTTCTACGATCTTGCATGTGCATTTGAACCTAAACCCCTGCAAGATTTCTGCATTGCAGATGTTAACAGCT CAGCAAGAGTGAATGGCCTAGTCTACAAGAATCCCATGCTAGCTCAAGCTAATGATTTCTCCTTCAGTGGGCTCCATGTAGCAGGCAGCACATCCAATCCTTCTGGGTCCAGGGTCACCCCTGTCACTGTGGCTCAGCTACCAGGGCTCAACACTCTTGGCATCTCAACGGCCCGCATTGACTACGCACCATGGGGCATCAACCCTCCCCACACACACCCCCGAGCGTCTGAGATCCTGACTGTTCTAGAAGTCTCTCTCATGGTTGGATTCGTTTCTTCAAACCCTGAGAACCGCCTTATCAATAAGGTCCTCCAGAAGGGTGATGTCTTTGTCTTCCCAGTGGGACTCATCCACTTCCAGCGCAATGTGGGATATGGCAATGCTGTTGCACTTGCAGCTTTGAGCAGCCAAAACCCTGGTGCCATTACTATTACTAATGCTGCTTTTGGGTCGAATGCACCTATTGCTAGTAAAGTTCTTGCTAAGGATGTGATGTCCCACGTGAGATAA
- the LOC100265507 gene encoding germin-like protein, whose protein sequence is MAQANIAPSGVVPTHTHPGSLEIILIAKGSVTVGLISSNNTVYLKTLKDEVIMVFPRGLLHFHVNTDRTQTLFWVIFCSSNLDLQILNNALFGNNLPSELIENTTFLDDDEVKRLKALLGGSG, encoded by the coding sequence ATGGCACAAGCAAACATAGCCCCTAGTGGTGTGGTTCCAACGCACACTCACCCTGGCTCTTTAGAGATAATTCTTATAGCCAAGGGCTCTGTCACTGTTGGTTTAATTTCTTCGAACAATACCGTCTACTTGAAAACACTCAAAGATGAAGTTATCATGGTTTTCCCTCGAGGGTTGCTGCATTTCCATGTGAATACTGATCGGACACAGACACTTTTTTGGGTTATCTTCTGTAGCTCGAACCTTGACCTCCAAATCCTCAACAATGCGTTGTTTGGCAACAACTTGCCTTCTGAATTGATAGAGAATACCACTTttcttgatgatgatgaagtgAAGAGACTCAAGGCTCTTCTTGGTGGTTCTGGGTGA
- the LOC100243126 gene encoding putative germin-like protein 2-1, translated as MAKHFTLLSLLALTCCNIAFAFETKPLQDFCVADPNSSARVNGLVCKNPMLAQANDFSFSGLHVAGNTSNPFGSRVTPVTVAQLPGLNTLGISMARIDYAPWGINPPHTHPRASEILTVLEGPLLVGFVTSNPENRLITKVLQKGDVFVFPVGLIHFQRNVGYGNAVAIAALSSQTPGVITIANAVFGSNAPIASEVLAKAFQVDKNIVDQLQSKF; from the exons ATGGCAAAACACTTCACCTTATTGAGCTTGTTGGCTCTCACTTGCTGCAATATTGCATTTGCTTTTGAGACTAAACCCCTGCAGGATTTCTGTGTTGCAGATCCTAACAGTTCAG CAAGAGTGAATGGCTTAGTCTGCAAGAATCCCATGCTAGCTCAGGCCAACGATTTTTCATTCAGTGGTCTCCATGTAGCAGGCAACACATCCAACCCTTTTGGGTCCAGGGTCACCCCTGTCACTGTGGCTCAGCTACCAGGGCTCAACACTCTAGGCATTTCAATGGCACGCATTGACTATGCACCATGGGGTATCAACCCACCACACACACACCCCCGAGCGTCTGAGATTCTGACAGTCCTAGAAGGTCCACTCTTAGTTGGATTTGTTACCTCAAACCCAGAGAACCGCCTTATCACAAAGGTCCTCCAGAAGGGTGATGTGTTTGTGTTCCCAGTAGGACTCATTCACTTCCAGCGTAATGTGGGATATGGAAATGCGGTGGCAATTGCAGCATTGAGCAGCCAAACCCCAGGAGTCATCACCATTGCCAATGCTGTTTTCGGGTCAAATGCACCCATTGCCAGTGAGGTTCTTGCCAAGGCATTCCAGGTTGACAAAAACATTGTGGACCAGCTCCAGTCAAAGTTCTAG